A genomic window from Thermotoga sp. includes:
- the gyrB gene encoding DNA topoisomerase (ATP-hydrolyzing) subunit B produces the protein MEKYSAESIKVLKGLEPVRMRPGMYIGSTGKRGLHHLVYEVVDNSVDEALAGYCDWIKVTLYGDGSVEVEDNGRGIPIDVHPEEGRSALEVVFTVLHAGGKFSKDSYKISGGLHGVGVSVVNALSEWLEVKVHRDGKVHRQRYERGKPVTPVEVIGETDKHGTVVRFKPDPLVFSEIEFDPDILEHRLREIAFLVPGLKIEFEDRINEEKKTFKFDGGLREFVRYLNRGKRTLHDVIYLKRTEKVRVKDREDEVIVEIAFQYTDSYSEEIVSFANTIKTVDGGTHVTAFKTILTKLMNEYGRKHNFLKNGDSFQGDDVREGLTAVVSVYVKNPEFEGQTKSKLGNEEVKEAVTRVMREELKRIFDASPELIKAILSKILSTKQAREAARRAREMVRRKNVLQSTTLPGKLADCSSSNRENTELFIVEGDSAGGSAKQARDRVFQAVLPIRGKILNVEKSSLDRLLKNEQISDIIVAVGTGIGDDFDENKLRYGKIIIMTDADIDGAHIRTLLLTLFYRYMKPLIKEGRIHIALPPLYRIKVGKEEFYVYSDLELVEYRKKFEGRKMEIQRYKGLGEMNPEQLWETTMNPETRKIIRVTIEDAEEADRLFEILMGNDPASRREFIERHALKVKELDI, from the coding sequence ATGGAGAAGTACTCAGCTGAAAGTATAAAGGTCTTGAAAGGACTGGAACCTGTCCGAATGCGACCCGGAATGTACATTGGATCCACGGGAAAGCGCGGCTTGCACCACCTTGTGTACGAAGTGGTTGACAACAGTGTTGATGAGGCACTCGCCGGTTACTGTGATTGGATCAAAGTTACTCTCTATGGGGACGGTAGTGTCGAGGTTGAAGACAACGGAAGGGGTATCCCTATCGACGTGCATCCAGAAGAGGGCAGGAGTGCTCTGGAAGTGGTTTTCACCGTTCTGCACGCAGGAGGGAAGTTCTCCAAGGATTCCTACAAAATAAGCGGTGGGCTTCATGGTGTAGGAGTTTCTGTGGTGAACGCACTTTCTGAATGGCTTGAGGTGAAAGTTCACCGGGACGGTAAGGTTCACAGGCAAAGGTACGAACGGGGAAAGCCGGTCACTCCCGTTGAGGTAATTGGTGAGACGGACAAGCACGGCACGGTTGTTCGATTCAAACCAGATCCTCTCGTATTCTCTGAAATCGAGTTCGATCCCGATATACTTGAACACAGGTTGAGAGAAATCGCTTTTCTCGTGCCGGGATTGAAAATAGAATTCGAAGACAGAATAAACGAGGAGAAAAAGACATTCAAGTTCGATGGTGGTTTGAGGGAATTCGTGAGGTATCTGAACCGTGGTAAAAGAACCCTTCATGACGTGATATACCTGAAGAGAACGGAGAAAGTCAGGGTCAAGGACAGAGAAGACGAGGTGATCGTGGAGATTGCCTTCCAGTACACTGATTCTTACTCAGAAGAGATCGTTTCCTTTGCAAACACTATAAAGACTGTCGACGGGGGAACACACGTTACAGCGTTCAAGACGATCCTCACAAAGTTGATGAACGAATATGGAAGAAAACACAATTTCTTGAAAAATGGAGATTCTTTCCAGGGGGATGACGTACGAGAAGGACTGACCGCCGTCGTGAGTGTCTACGTGAAGAATCCAGAGTTTGAAGGACAGACTAAATCGAAGCTTGGTAATGAAGAAGTGAAAGAAGCCGTAACCAGAGTGATGAGGGAAGAGTTAAAGAGGATTTTCGACGCCAGTCCGGAACTTATCAAAGCGATCCTATCGAAGATACTGAGCACAAAGCAAGCAAGAGAAGCGGCAAGAAGAGCAAGGGAAATGGTGAGGAGAAAGAACGTACTTCAGAGTACTACCCTCCCTGGAAAGCTGGCGGATTGCAGTTCCTCGAATCGTGAAAACACCGAGCTTTTCATCGTTGAAGGTGACTCTGCTGGCGGATCCGCCAAACAGGCTCGTGATAGAGTGTTCCAGGCAGTTCTTCCGATCAGAGGAAAGATTCTGAACGTCGAAAAATCTTCTCTGGATCGCCTGTTGAAGAACGAACAGATCAGTGACATAATCGTTGCGGTGGGTACCGGAATAGGAGACGATTTCGACGAGAACAAGTTGCGCTACGGGAAGATAATCATCATGACGGATGCCGATATCGACGGTGCTCACATCAGAACACTGCTTCTGACGCTTTTTTACAGGTACATGAAGCCACTGATAAAAGAGGGGAGGATCCACATAGCGCTTCCTCCACTGTACAGGATAAAAGTTGGAAAAGAGGAGTTCTACGTGTACAGCGATTTGGAGTTGGTGGAATACAGGAAGAAGTTCGAGGGGAGGAAAATGGAGATACAGAGGTACAAGGGACTCGGAGAGATGAATCCAGAGCAGCTGTGGGAAACAACCATGAACCCTGAGACTAGGAAGATAATAAGAGTGACCATAGAGGACGCTGAAGAGGCTGACAGACTCTTTGAGATCCTCATGGGGAACGATCCGGCGAGCAGAAGGGAATTCATAGAAAGGCATGCCCTGAAGGTAAAAGAACTCGATATTTGA
- a CDS encoding DUF721 domain-containing protein, with protein sequence MKPFGKLFEELASENPLFSELKMRMLLMDWEGLVGPLIARHTAVEKVANGVIHVVCDDSLWLTELSFQKDKILHMLNEKAGKIVFRDMVFRRGKINGEVLS encoded by the coding sequence GTGAAGCCTTTTGGGAAGCTATTCGAGGAACTTGCAAGTGAAAACCCTTTGTTTTCCGAGTTAAAGATGAGAATGCTTCTGATGGATTGGGAAGGACTGGTAGGTCCTCTCATCGCCAGGCACACGGCGGTAGAGAAGGTGGCAAACGGAGTTATTCATGTTGTCTGTGATGATTCGTTGTGGCTGACCGAACTTTCTTTTCAGAAAGACAAGATTCTTCACATGCTCAACGAGAAGGCAGGAAAGATAGTGTTCAGAGACATGGTGTTCAGGAGGGGAAAGATCAATGGAGAAGTACTCAGCTGA
- a CDS encoding aminotransferase class IV, whose protein sequence is MNYEMFEEVSQGLAYETLRTYNRIPFAAYKHYNRLIRAVSFFDIPFSMTFEEFVDILKKGAQQLDCESRIKVFLSVRSGETFFVFSPLNVPNVEEGVDVKISSVRRIPDLSTPPSLKITGRTDILLARREIGECYDVILIGLNGQICEGSFSNVFLIKEGKLVTPSIDSGILDGITRENVIKLARRLEIPLEERLVWVWELFEADEMFLTHTSVGIVPVKRLNDHLFFEEEPGPITATLMENFEPFVLSLEENWVGT, encoded by the coding sequence TTGAACTACGAAATGTTCGAGGAGGTTTCCCAGGGGCTCGCTTACGAAACCTTAAGAACATACAACAGAATCCCTTTCGCTGCCTACAAACACTACAATCGGTTGATAAGAGCTGTTTCTTTTTTTGATATTCCCTTTTCCATGACGTTCGAGGAATTTGTCGACATACTGAAGAAAGGTGCTCAGCAGCTCGACTGCGAGAGTAGAATAAAGGTGTTCCTTTCTGTGAGATCCGGTGAAACATTCTTTGTTTTTTCGCCCTTGAACGTTCCAAACGTCGAAGAGGGAGTCGATGTGAAGATATCGAGTGTCAGAAGGATCCCTGATCTTTCTACACCGCCGAGTTTGAAGATAACCGGCAGAACGGATATTCTGCTTGCTCGAAGAGAAATAGGAGAATGCTACGATGTGATTCTGATAGGTTTGAATGGCCAGATCTGTGAAGGAAGTTTTAGCAATGTCTTCCTGATAAAGGAAGGAAAATTGGTCACTCCTTCCATCGATTCTGGAATCCTCGACGGGATAACCCGGGAAAACGTGATAAAACTTGCAAGAAGACTGGAGATCCCTCTGGAAGAACGGCTCGTATGGGTCTGGGAATTGTTTGAAGCAGACGAGATGTTTTTGACTCACACAAGCGTAGGAATTGTACCCGTAAAGAGGCTGAACGATCACCTGTTTTTTGAAGAAGAACCAGGCCCCATAACAGCGACACTGATGGAAAACTTCGAACCTTTTGTTTTGAGTCTGGAGGAAAACTGGGTGGGAACGTGA
- the mtaB gene encoding tRNA (N(6)-L-threonylcarbamoyladenosine(37)-C(2))-methylthiotransferase MtaB, giving the protein MKAVRIETFGCKVNQYESEYMAEQLEKAGYTVLPAGEASYYIINSCAVTQEVERKVKRLIRSIRKKNKDAKIILTGCFAQLFPEEAKKLPVNMVLGISEKKNIVDHLLSLNGEQKVVVSAPDSPVYEKVKGSFEDRTRAYIKVEDGCDNCCTYCAIRLARGTKVRSKPLEIFKEEFEKMVMRGYKEIVITGVNLGKYGKDVGATLVDLLKIIEHVPGDYRVRLSSLNVEDITDDLVEAFQVNTRLCPHLHISVQSGSDRILRRMGRRYSSSDFLKVVEKLRSINPDFSITTDIIVGFPGETDEDFLETMRLLEEVEFSRVHIFRYSPRSGTPASTFTDAVPEHKKKERMKILREKSKEVSHKYKKRMVNKRRRVLAEWYIAKGVLSGYDEYYVKHEFVGDGVGMFHDVKVKSLSEEGVISCRADLVERAVHSHG; this is encoded by the coding sequence ATGAAAGCGGTGAGGATCGAGACCTTTGGGTGCAAGGTAAACCAGTACGAAAGTGAATACATGGCTGAACAACTGGAAAAGGCTGGCTACACCGTTCTGCCGGCCGGTGAGGCTTCTTACTACATAATAAACTCCTGTGCGGTCACACAGGAAGTGGAGAGGAAAGTCAAAAGGCTCATTAGGAGCATACGAAAGAAGAACAAAGATGCAAAGATAATCCTCACGGGATGTTTTGCACAGCTCTTTCCTGAGGAGGCAAAGAAACTTCCCGTAAACATGGTTCTGGGAATATCTGAGAAAAAGAACATAGTTGATCATCTTCTTTCCCTGAACGGGGAGCAAAAGGTGGTGGTGTCAGCCCCCGACAGCCCCGTCTACGAGAAGGTGAAGGGAAGCTTTGAGGATAGAACCCGAGCCTACATAAAAGTGGAAGACGGATGCGATAACTGTTGTACTTACTGTGCTATAAGGCTTGCGCGCGGAACGAAAGTGAGGAGCAAGCCTCTGGAGATATTCAAAGAAGAGTTCGAGAAGATGGTGATGAGGGGATATAAGGAAATCGTCATCACCGGTGTCAACCTTGGAAAGTATGGAAAGGACGTCGGGGCTACTTTGGTCGACCTTCTGAAGATCATAGAACACGTTCCTGGCGATTACAGAGTGCGCCTCAGCTCCTTGAACGTAGAGGATATAACAGACGATCTCGTTGAAGCCTTCCAGGTCAACACCAGATTGTGTCCACATCTTCACATATCTGTTCAGAGTGGGTCGGATAGGATTTTGAGGAGGATGGGAAGACGATACAGTTCTTCTGACTTCCTGAAAGTGGTGGAAAAATTGAGGAGTATCAACCCCGATTTTTCCATAACGACGGATATCATCGTTGGCTTTCCAGGGGAGACGGATGAAGACTTTCTGGAAACCATGAGACTCCTAGAGGAAGTTGAATTCAGTAGGGTTCACATATTCAGATATTCTCCCAGATCTGGAACTCCAGCGAGCACCTTCACCGATGCCGTTCCCGAACATAAGAAGAAAGAGCGCATGAAAATTTTAAGGGAAAAATCGAAGGAGGTGTCTCACAAATACAAGAAACGAATGGTGAACAAGAGAAGGAGAGTGCTCGCCGAATGGTACATCGCAAAGGGTGTGCTTTCGGGCTACGACGAGTATTACGTGAAACACGAATTCGTGGGCGACGGCGTAGGGATGTTCCACGATGTAAAGGTGAAGTCTCTCTCGGAAGAAGGAGTGATCTCCTGTCGTGCTGATTTGGTGGAAAGGGCGGTTCACTCACACGGATGA
- a CDS encoding CBS domain-containing protein: protein MRVKDAVIYDISAVFEDEAVETVIKLLSRQNLSGIPVVDYDMRVVGFVSESDLIKALVPSYFSLLRSASFIPDTNQLIRNVVKIKDKPISEYMSKPPIVVKEDDPLIVAADYLIRHGFKSLPVVNDSMQLVGIVRRIDILRVVSEGKLEI, encoded by the coding sequence ATGAGAGTGAAAGATGCCGTTATTTATGATATATCCGCTGTCTTTGAGGACGAAGCTGTGGAGACGGTTATAAAACTTCTGTCAAGACAGAATCTTTCAGGAATACCAGTTGTCGATTACGACATGCGAGTCGTGGGCTTCGTTAGTGAAAGCGATCTGATAAAAGCCCTGGTTCCCAGTTATTTCTCTCTTCTCAGGTCCGCTTCTTTCATACCAGACACCAACCAGTTGATCAGAAATGTGGTCAAAATAAAGGACAAACCCATATCGGAGTACATGAGCAAACCACCCATCGTGGTGAAGGAGGACGATCCCTTGATAGTGGCGGCGGACTACCTCATAAGACACGGTTTCAAATCTCTTCCGGTAGTCAATGATAGTATGCAACTCGTTGGGATCGTCAGAAGGATAGATATTCTGAGAGTGGTTTCGGAGGGGAAGTTAGAGATATGA
- a CDS encoding 1-phosphofructokinase family hexose kinase, producing MILTVTLNPALDREIFIDDFQVNRLYRLRDLTRTQMTPGGKGINVSIALSKLGVPSIATGFVGGHMGRILVEELRRISNLITTNFVYVDGETRENIEIIDEKNRTITAINFPGPEISEADLNHFLRRYKMTLSKVDCVVISGSIPLGVSESVCNELVKLAREKGIFVFVEQIPRLLEKMLAGPEYPNVVKPDLRGNHVTPFGMELKTFEDHVRLAEKIVEKSQVAVVSYEVKSDIVATKDGVWIIRSREEIDTSHLLGAGDAYVAGMVYYFVVHGANFLEMAKFGFASALAATRRKEKYMPDLEAIKKEYDHFTVERVK from the coding sequence ATGATACTGACCGTCACGCTCAATCCCGCGCTGGACCGGGAGATCTTCATAGATGACTTCCAGGTGAACAGGTTGTATAGGTTGAGGGATCTGACCAGAACACAGATGACACCGGGCGGAAAAGGGATAAATGTTTCAATAGCCCTCTCAAAGCTCGGTGTCCCTTCCATAGCCACAGGATTCGTGGGAGGTCACATGGGAAGGATTCTCGTTGAAGAGTTGCGAAGAATATCAAACCTGATCACGACGAACTTTGTTTATGTAGATGGAGAGACGAGGGAGAACATAGAGATCATAGACGAAAAGAATCGAACCATAACGGCCATAAATTTTCCCGGTCCGGAGATCAGCGAAGCTGACCTGAATCATTTCTTGAGAAGGTACAAAATGACTCTCTCGAAGGTCGATTGTGTGGTTATTTCTGGAAGCATCCCACTCGGAGTAAGTGAGAGCGTCTGCAACGAGCTGGTGAAACTCGCTCGTGAGAAGGGAATCTTCGTCTTCGTGGAACAAATCCCTAGATTGCTCGAGAAAATGTTGGCAGGTCCGGAGTATCCAAACGTGGTGAAGCCGGATTTGAGGGGAAACCACGTAACACCCTTTGGTATGGAGCTTAAAACGTTTGAGGATCATGTTCGACTCGCGGAAAAGATCGTGGAAAAGTCGCAGGTCGCAGTTGTTTCTTATGAGGTGAAGAGCGACATAGTTGCCACGAAAGACGGCGTGTGGATCATAAGATCAAGAGAGGAGATAGACACGTCGCATCTGCTTGGTGCAGGAGACGCTTACGTGGCGGGAATGGTTTACTATTTTGTCGTCCACGGAGCGAATTTCTTGGAGATGGCGAAGTTTGGTTTTGCTTCCGCACTGGCTGCAACCAGGCGAAAAGAAAAATACATGCCGGATCTTGAGGCGATAAAGAAAGAATACGATCACTTCACCGTGGAGAGGGTGAAGTAA
- a CDS encoding ATP-binding cassette domain-containing protein, with product MKDERSPIRFDHFSVSVSGKDILNDVTISFVKGMNILYGPRGSGKSTLLRAVVKLNDEILEGALESGTVYFLGQDVKDLDDTYVRKKALYLDTSFIDAMNHYNFDEFLGLSLKKKIDLEEFSERLDDLGVLRMLTLGRKTPLSVFSPAEKISLLLFILEQKQPEIILMDCLLDHLDDRNLERIIDTFFEMGEKRTFVISTRILQRFLYIADLLVILNDGRINYAGSPRDFVLKM from the coding sequence ATGAAAGACGAAAGATCTCCGATAAGGTTTGATCATTTCTCTGTTTCCGTGAGCGGAAAGGACATTTTAAATGATGTCACTATTTCTTTTGTTAAAGGGATGAACATCCTGTATGGACCTCGGGGATCCGGTAAATCCACCCTCCTTCGGGCGGTTGTCAAACTGAACGATGAAATACTGGAAGGTGCCTTGGAGAGTGGTACGGTTTATTTCCTCGGTCAGGACGTGAAGGATCTCGATGACACTTACGTGAGGAAAAAAGCTCTGTACCTTGATACGAGTTTCATTGATGCTATGAATCACTACAACTTCGACGAATTTCTAGGGCTGAGTTTGAAAAAGAAGATAGACCTCGAGGAGTTCTCTGAAAGGTTAGATGATCTTGGCGTATTGAGAATGTTAACGTTGGGACGCAAGACTCCCCTTTCTGTCTTCTCTCCCGCCGAAAAGATATCCCTCCTTCTTTTCATATTGGAGCAGAAACAACCCGAAATCATACTGATGGATTGCCTGTTAGATCACCTTGACGACAGGAATCTCGAAAGGATCATCGACACGTTCTTCGAGATGGGAGAGAAAAGAACCTTCGTCATTTCCACCCGAATCCTCCAGAGGTTTCTCTACATTGCAGATTTGTTGGTGATACTGAATGATGGTAGAATCAATTATGCGGGAAGCCCTAGGGATTTTGTTTTGAAAATGTGA
- a CDS encoding radical SAM protein: MRKPPFIVEYELTTRCNFRCKHCYCEAGEPHPNELSFEEIKELMIDVKELGVWALDLVGGEPLLHPRIFDILAFGKEIGQKLMINTNGSLATKDVVRKVKKANSSVLVGVSLEGPDPEINDYVRGRGNFERALEGIRNFIGEGFQVTILNVINRINWRKFEDMVKLTLQLGASALYVDRFIPVGRGRFHAKELDMNPDEWKEAISYVLGIVDAYKGQLTFYVEESISGAFCSAGITHASILVEGTVVPCGHFRYSKEYYMGNVRERKFSEIWNEYKPLPSPSSCLTCPILKECGGGCKAYYLLRGYEKDEAICAINLSRHNIK; this comes from the coding sequence ATGCGAAAACCACCGTTCATAGTAGAGTACGAGTTAACTACAAGATGCAATTTCAGATGCAAGCACTGTTATTGCGAGGCGGGAGAACCCCATCCAAACGAACTGAGTTTCGAGGAGATAAAGGAACTAATGATCGACGTGAAAGAGCTGGGAGTGTGGGCTCTCGATCTTGTGGGAGGTGAGCCTCTTCTCCACCCGAGGATTTTCGATATACTCGCCTTTGGTAAAGAGATAGGTCAGAAGCTCATGATAAACACGAACGGATCTCTTGCCACCAAAGATGTAGTTCGGAAAGTAAAAAAAGCCAATTCAAGCGTGTTGGTAGGCGTCTCATTGGAAGGTCCAGATCCTGAGATAAACGACTACGTGAGGGGCAGAGGTAATTTCGAAAGGGCGCTTGAAGGCATCAGAAACTTTATAGGTGAGGGTTTCCAGGTCACGATACTCAACGTGATAAACAGGATAAACTGGAGAAAGTTTGAAGACATGGTGAAGCTGACCTTGCAACTGGGTGCCAGTGCCCTGTATGTGGACAGGTTCATCCCAGTTGGAAGGGGAAGGTTCCACGCAAAAGAACTGGACATGAATCCCGACGAGTGGAAGGAAGCTATAAGCTACGTTCTCGGTATTGTGGATGCTTACAAGGGCCAGCTGACGTTCTACGTTGAAGAATCCATTTCTGGTGCTTTCTGCTCTGCTGGCATCACCCATGCTTCAATACTTGTTGAGGGAACTGTTGTACCCTGTGGACATTTTAGATACAGTAAAGAATACTACATGGGAAACGTACGTGAAAGGAAATTTTCCGAGATATGGAACGAATACAAACCTCTGCCTTCTCCGTCGTCCTGCTTGACGTGTCCGATTTTGAAAGAGTGTGGTGGAGGGTGCAAGGCATATTATTTACTGAGAGGATACGAAAAAGATGAAGCTATCTGCGCGATAAATCTGTCCAGGCACAACATAAAGTAA
- a CDS encoding radical SAM protein — protein MPVGGIKGMIYRQAGKLVSSFVKNTEVETLGKIFGTLSMFTKEPSKSGLRKLADLAKERHPMVMSWVNIFKKASPKCVEGVINNLIINEFALGEPIRQEKMHEYRTVLPKLIVLSPTYACNLNCVGCYAGLYGRKYELSHDEVRDILKQANDLGIFFFIVTGGEPFFWPHLMDIFEEFKDSYFLVYTNGTLIKEETAKRLAELGNATLSISVEGFETDTDWRRGRGIFKKILEAWERLRRYGVIFGASVTATRMNHETLMKDEFWDFLEEQGVSYVWVYQFMPVGTNPSMDLVPTPKQRYERFHKLEQLRLSGRFAFVADFWNHGFLTNGCLAAGAKYLHINAKGYVEPCVFQQFAVDSIREKKLIDILRSPFFEAYKRMIPYSDNLFRPCPIIDNPKVFRAMVKAFNAKPQHEGSERIITELAPALDKLAAEWKKYADKLWYEEGYSEIYPANRGVYNYEVRMRRYADKEKLLAVDKRYRN, from the coding sequence ATGCCAGTAGGTGGAATCAAAGGGATGATCTACCGGCAGGCAGGAAAACTCGTCAGCTCTTTTGTGAAAAACACCGAGGTGGAAACGCTGGGAAAGATATTCGGAACCCTGAGTATGTTCACGAAAGAGCCATCGAAGAGTGGCCTCAGGAAGCTCGCAGACCTCGCAAAAGAGAGACATCCGATGGTGATGTCATGGGTCAACATCTTCAAGAAGGCGAGTCCAAAATGCGTGGAAGGGGTTATAAACAACCTGATCATCAACGAGTTCGCACTCGGGGAACCAATAAGACAGGAGAAGATGCACGAGTACAGAACAGTCCTTCCGAAGCTCATTGTTCTGAGTCCCACCTATGCTTGTAACCTGAATTGCGTAGGGTGTTATGCAGGACTCTACGGCAGGAAGTATGAGCTTTCCCATGATGAAGTCAGGGACATCCTGAAACAGGCCAACGATCTGGGAATATTCTTCTTCATCGTTACTGGTGGAGAGCCATTCTTCTGGCCACATCTGATGGACATTTTCGAAGAGTTCAAAGACAGTTACTTCCTCGTTTACACCAATGGAACTCTGATAAAGGAAGAGACAGCAAAGAGGCTGGCAGAACTCGGAAACGCGACACTCTCTATCTCAGTGGAGGGGTTCGAAACGGACACCGACTGGAGAAGAGGAAGAGGCATTTTCAAAAAGATTCTCGAAGCATGGGAAAGGCTGAGAAGATACGGTGTGATCTTTGGAGCCTCCGTAACGGCAACCAGGATGAACCACGAGACCCTCATGAAAGACGAATTCTGGGACTTCCTCGAAGAGCAGGGAGTTTCTTATGTCTGGGTGTACCAGTTCATGCCGGTTGGGACGAACCCATCCATGGATCTTGTTCCCACTCCCAAACAGAGGTATGAGAGATTCCACAAACTCGAGCAGCTCAGACTCAGTGGAAGGTTTGCCTTCGTCGCCGATTTCTGGAACCATGGATTCCTTACGAACGGATGTCTTGCGGCGGGAGCCAAGTACCTCCACATAAATGCGAAGGGCTATGTGGAACCTTGCGTCTTCCAGCAGTTCGCCGTCGACAGCATTCGCGAGAAAAAGCTCATCGATATTCTAAGATCACCGTTCTTTGAGGCCTACAAGAGGATGATTCCTTACAGCGACAATCTCTTTAGACCGTGCCCAATCATAGACAATCCGAAGGTGTTCAGAGCTATGGTTAAAGCGTTCAACGCAAAGCCTCAACATGAGGGTTCCGAGAGAATCATCACCGAACTTGCACCCGCACTTGACAAACTCGCCGCCGAATGGAAGAAGTATGCTGACAAGCTCTGGTACGAGGAAGGTTACTCTGAGATCTACCCCGCAAACAGAGGTGTTTACAACTACGAAGTGAGAATGAGAAGATACGCGGACAAGGAAAAGCTCCTCGCGGTGGACAAACGCTACAGGAACTGA
- a CDS encoding TetR/AcrR family transcriptional regulator, translated as MGSETRRKILEAAKKAFSKYGYDGVSMEEIAREAGVKKALIYYYFPSKDKLFEEVWREALEELENHLFTVTKETNSYFAKIKKFLKSYVDFVLNKSVLNEIIEKEKMMIRFKEGEKWSVLKERYESFIKRVEKLIEEGKKQNYVPKDLDSRAAAELIVNSMGDVPKDRKLLQSIQEMILKGLLNTKTEEGR; from the coding sequence TTGGGTTCCGAAACGAGGAGAAAAATTCTAGAAGCGGCAAAGAAGGCGTTTTCAAAGTACGGGTACGACGGTGTTAGCATGGAGGAGATCGCACGGGAAGCGGGTGTGAAAAAGGCACTTATATACTACTACTTCCCAAGCAAAGACAAGCTCTTCGAAGAAGTCTGGAGAGAAGCCCTAGAGGAACTGGAAAACCATCTCTTTACAGTCACAAAGGAGACGAATTCTTACTTTGCCAAAATTAAAAAGTTTCTGAAATCTTACGTCGATTTTGTGCTGAACAAATCGGTACTGAACGAGATAATAGAAAAGGAGAAGATGATGATCCGCTTCAAAGAGGGGGAGAAATGGTCGGTTCTGAAAGAAAGATATGAGAGCTTTATAAAACGGGTTGAGAAACTGATAGAGGAAGGGAAGAAGCAAAACTACGTACCAAAGGATCTGGATTCGCGAGCCGCCGCAGAACTCATTGTCAATTCAATGGGGGATGTTCCAAAAGACAGAAAATTGCTTCAAAGCATACAGGAGATGATTCTCAAAGGACTTTTGAACACAAAAACAGAAGAGGGGCGATAG